GTGCTAATGAATTGATTTCACAAACTCTTTAGTCATATTCATGCGGTGATGGCAGCGTGGCGCACCCCTATATGAATAAGTATGCCCATCAAAAAACATACCCCCAAAGCAACGGGCAATACTGTAGCCGGTAGTCTTTACCTGCTGAATAATTGCTGGAGGCTGCGCGAGTGGAGGCTTTCTACAGGCCGACCAAAGTTCAAGCGTGATTTTCATCGCCCTGTTCATCGCCGTAGTAGCTCACGCCGATACGAATGATATCCCTGCCTTGAGCCTTGCGGTGGTGGTTGGTGTCTCGCAGCGAGTAGATACAGCCGCAGTACTCCTGTTGGTAGAAGCGCTCACGCTTGCTGATCTCGACCATACGGGCTGCCCCGCCGCCCTTGCGCCAGTTATAGTCCCAGTAACTGATACCCGGATACTTGGCCGCCGAACGATGACCACACCCGTTGATCTGCTGCATGTCCTTCCAGCGTGAGATACCCAGCGAGCTGCTGATTACCGAGAACCCGTGCTCATGGGCATACAAGGCGGTGCGCTCGAAGCGCATATCGAAGCACATGGTGCAACGCTCACCACGCTCTGGTGCATGCTCCATGCCTTTTGCACGGGCAAACCAGTTATCGGTGTCATAGTCGGCATCGACGAACGGCACGTTGTGCTGTTCGGCGAAGCGGATGTTCTCTTGCTTGCGCAGCAGGTATTCGCGCTCGGGGTGAATGTTGGGGTTGTAGAAAAAGAGGGTGTAATCGATCCCGGACGCCGTAATGGCCTCCATTACCTCACCTGAGCACGGCGCGCAGCAGGAGTGCAGCAGCAGGCGATCAGCACCGTCCGGCAGGGTAAGTGTTGGTCGATCGATGATACTCATGCCATTCCTCGCAAAAGCACAACGGGACGCCAGGCGCCCCGTTTGCACATCCTTCCTGAATCAGGGGCTTCGCCACGCAGTTCACGGGCGGCCCCAAGCCTGATCATCCGGGCTGCTTCAGTCTCCGGTGAGGCCGTGGTCAGTGACGAAACATTCAAGAGAGGGATTGTCAGGAACAAATGATCATGTGGCAAACTCATTTTTTTTGCACACAACTGTAGTTTTTCTCATGATCGAACACGCGCAAGCATGCATTGGCAGCGGGGGCCGACTGGAGCACATCTACTACGGCTAAGGGAGCCTGCCACTATGACAAGACGTTGGCAGTATGCCTGAGATGCTCACTCTAATAGCGACCGTACAAGGGTCGCGGTAGGGACGGTAGTTACCTGCCGCCCCAGCAGATTGCGTACCGTGTCCCTCAGCGCTGCTCCTTAGGACACTCCTGTGCGACTATAGCCAGAACCGACATTAACTGAAGAGTCGCACTATGCGCTTAAAGTTTGCTGCGCTTTTATCCACGGGTCTACCAGCAGTGGACGGGAAATTCAACTCACCTCACCCGCTTCGCCACCTCTGCATTTGCTGTCCGTGACTGTTGCAGCGACCGTCCCTACGCGAGCAGGACGCCAACATGACCTTTAATGCTGATACTTGAGATTGCTCGGTCGGTATTATTCAATTCAAAATCCTATCGCTCGGATCGTCAGGTACCGTAAACACTAGGAAGGCGCTTCCGCCGAGTGCTGTCGACTTGTTCATGCAACAAGGCTGGCCTCTCCGCATGATGCAATAAGCCCTAAACGATGTACGTCTTGCGGACTCACAGCAGGCCGACAGCCCCCGCGCAGACAAACTTTTACAAACAATTACTTGATAGCGAAATCCACTTAACATTAAATAATCTCCGCTGGAGATTTAGTAGGCCTCCATCGCACCACAAAAAACCAAAAGATGATGAGAAATCAATAAAACCTACTCCCCAGCAGAACATAAATGCAATGCCAGCAACTCAGGAGCTGCCAATGATAGTAACACTAACCAAAATCACAAAACACAACTATGAAGCAGTTTGCGAACTCGAAGTCACAGAGGAGCAAGAGGATTATGTGGCCAGTAATACCTGGTCACTCGTCGAGGCCGCATACAATCGCGAATATTCAGCTCGGGCTATTTGCGCAAATGGAGAACCCGTCGGTTTTTTTATGTGGGTTCAAGAATCAGCAAGTAAAATTTCCATCTGGAGATTCATGATTGATAAAAATCATCAACAGAAATCCATTGGTAGAAAATCCTTAAATCTTGCACTGGAAGAAATAAAGAAAACCGCAAATCTAAAAGAAATTGAAATTTGCTACAGCCCCAAAAACCCAGTGGCAAAAAGATTCTATTCTAGCTTTGGGTTTGTTGAGATTGGTATGGATGCAGACGACGAAGACATGCTAGCCATAATTAATTTGTAGGAGGCGTCGGCGAAGTTGAGCTTATCCGCTATCTGGCCAATGGCTAGGTTGCTGTATGCAAGGAGCGCCTTGATCTCCAGAGTCACCTGCCGATCAATCAGATCCTTCGGGGTGCCATTGAAAAACACGTTGGTTAACTGTGACGGACAGAACGGCGTGATATTTAGAACATTCGCATAGAACTGTTCGTCTTTTTACATGACCATCCGCATTGTGTTACTGATAACGTCAGCCATCGCACCATCGACCTTCAAGCGCTCAGCCTCTTGCGCTGCATCGATGGCTGCTTGTTTAGCACGAGACTCAGCAAGCAGTTCGCTCAGACGGTGATGCACTTTCTCCGCTGTCCCAACCGCATCCACCCACCAGTCGATCGACCAGATTCTGACAATCTCCCACCCTAGCCCTCTCAGCACGAGTGCTCGGAGCTTGTCGCGATCCCGTGCCGTTGCGCTGAGGTGATAGGTAGCACCATCACATTCCACACCAGCAAGGAATCGGCCTGGAGCATCAGGATGCACTACACCCAGGTCTACTCGGAAGACGATTAATCCGCGATAGCCCTGGTGCTTGTGGGCTCATTTTCTCGGGAGAAGAAACGCTCGTGCTCTTCAGAGATCTGAGACCGTTGGGCAGAATAATCCAGGGACGCTCACTGAAAGCCAGCGCCCAAAGTATGGGCTAGGGTATGGGCTGAAACCGACCAGACACAAAAAAGCCCCGAAAAATCAGGGCTTTAGTGATAAATAGTGGCGGAAGCGTAGAGATTCGAACTCTAGGATAGTTGCCCATCGACGGTTTTCAAGACCGTTGCCTTAAACCACTCGGCCACGCTTCCAGCTGGTTTTGCGGCCGCCATAATACCGTAATGAAACACGCTGTCAAACTCTCTGTGTCGCGGGTTGCAGGAGCTCTGATAGACTCCTAGCATCTGAACGTTCGAAACCACAGGTTTACCAAGGAGTGTCGCCATGCGCGAACAGGATTACGCCGTACACCACGGCCAGCAGGTCGAGCAGCAGGAGATCAGCAAGGTCCTGCGCAACACGTACAGCCTGCTGGCACTCACCCTCGCCTTCAGCGGTGTCATGGCCTTCATTGCCCAGCAGATGCGCGTCGGGTACCCGAACATCTTCGTGGTGCTGATCGGCTTCTACGGGCTGTTCTTCCTCACGAACAAGCTGCGTGATTCGGCTTGGGGCCTGGTGTCCACCTTCGCCCTCACCGGCTTCATGGGCTTCATCCTCGGCCCTATCCTCAATCGCTACCTGGGCATGGCCGGTGGCGCTGAAGTGGTCAGCTCGGCATTCGCCATGACCGCACTGGTGTTCGGTGGTCTGTCGGCTTACGTGCTGATTACCCGAAAGGACATGAGCTTCCTCAGCGGCTTCATCACCGCCGGCTTCTTCGTCCTGCTGGGTGCGGTGGTTGCCAGCTTCTTCTTCCAGATCAGCGGCCTGCAACTGGCGATCAGCGCTGGCTTCGTGCTGTTCTCGTCGGTCTGCATCCTGTTCCAGACCAGCGCGATCATCCACGGCGGCGAGCGTAACTACATCATGGCGACCATCAGCCTGTATGTATCGATCTACAACCTGTTCGTCAGCCTGCTGCAGCTGTTCGGCATCATGGGTCGCGACGACTGATACCGTGTTGGATGAAAAAGCCCGCTTCGGCGGGCTTTTTTGTGCGCTCAAGATTGACTTAAAGGTCAGGTAATTAAGCGAATGGTCGCCGAACGTGCCGCCATCCTGCATTTCTCTACCGCAATCACTCATCAGCCCGTAGAATGCGCTCCTTTTTTCTTCCGGGGCGGCTTTCTGCAATGAGCTCACACGAACACAGCCCAGGCGTATCGGCGCCTGCCAATGAACTGGTGCTTGGTCTTGAGGACAAGCCACGGCTGCTGATCGGCCTGTTGGCAGCGCTGCAACATCTGCTGGCGATCATCGTGCCGATCGTCACGCCGGGCCTGCTGATTTGCCAGGCATTGGGCGTATCGGCGCGGGACACCAACCTGATCGTGTCCATGTCGCTGGTGATCTCCGGTATTGCCACCTTCGTGCAGTGCAAGCGCTTCGGGCCGTTTGGTGCGGGATTGCTGATTGTTCAGGGCACCAGTTTCAACTTCGTCGGGCCGCTGATTGCCGGCGGCGCACTGATGGTCAAGCAAGGCACACCGGTGGAAGGCGTGATGGCCGCCATCTTTGGCGTGGTGATCGCAGGTTCGTTCGTGGAGATGGGTGTTTCGCGCATCCTGCCCTTCGTCAAACGCCTGATTACACCACTGGTGACCGGCATCGTCGTGCTGATGATCGGCCTGACCCTGATCAAGGTCGGCCTGATCAGCATGGGCGGAGGCTTTGGCGCGATGGCCAATGGCACTTTCGCCAATGGCGAGAACCTGCTTCTGTCGGGCGTGGTGCTGGCGATCATCGTCATCCTCAACCGCATCCCGGTGGTGTGGATGCGCAGCTGCGCCATTGTCATCGCCCTGGCGGTGGGCTATGCGCTGGCCGGCTACCTGGGCCGCCTGGACTTCACCGGCATGCACGAGGCTGCACTGTTCCAGGTGCCAACGCCCCTGCACTTTGGCCTGAGCTTCTCGTGGGCGCTGTTCATTCCGATGCTGGTGATCTACCTGGTGACTTCGCTGGAAGCCATCGGTGACGTCACCGCCACCAGCAAGGTCTCGCGCCAGCCGGTCGAAGGCCCGGTGTGGATGCAACGGATCAAGGGCGGGGTGCTGGTCAATGGCGCCAACTCGTTGCTGGCTGGCCTTTTCAACACGTTCCCCAGCTCGGTCTTCGCCCAGAATAACGGCGTTATTCAGCTGACCGGTATCGCCAGCCGCCATATCGGTATCTGGATCGCCGTGATGCTGGTGGTGCTGGGCCTGTTCCCGTCGGTTGCCGGCGTGATCCAGGCGGTACCGGAGCCAGTACTGGGTGGCGCGGCCATGGTCATGTTCGGCGCGGTTGCGGCCTCGGGTATCAACATCCTGGCCAGCACCCAGCTGGACCGCCGCGCGCTGCTGATCATTGCCGTGTCGCTGGCCCTGGGCTTGGGCGTGGCACAGGTGCCGGAGTTCCTGGCCCACATGCCGGCGGCAATCCGCAATGTGCTGGAGTCGGGCGTCGCTACCGGTGGTATCTGCGCCCTGTTGCTGAACTGGTTCCTGCCAGAGAGCAAACAACACGCCTGAGCCCCGCAGGCCTGATCTGAAAAGCCCATCCCTTTCCACAAGGCCGCGTGCCCTTGTATGAGCGGGGGTGGGCTTTTTTGCTTTATCATGGCGGCATTCCTTTGCATGAGTTGTCCATGAAATTCGCGATCGCGGTTTTTTCCCCGGCCCATGCGCCCTCCTCGCGCCGCGCCCTGCGCTTTGCTGAGGCGGTGCTGGCCGGCGGGCATGAGATTGCCCGGTTGTTTTTCTACCAGGACGGGGTACACAGTGCCTCGGCCAATGTGGTCGCGCCCCAGGATGAGCTGGATGTCGCCGCCCAGTGGCGCACCTTCATCGACAGCCACCAGCTGGACGCCGTGGTATGCATCGCGGCTGCCCTGCGCCGCGGCGTGCTCGACGAAGCCGAGGCAAGCCGCTACCAGCGCCCGGCCGCGAACCTGCCCAAACCTTGGGAGCTGTCGGGGCTCGGCCAACTGCACGAGGCGGCGCAAAGTGCCGATCGCCTGATCTGCTTTGGAGGCGATTGAAATGGCCAAATCCTTGTTGATCATCAGCCGCCAGGCCCCCTGGAACGGCCCATCGGCCCGTGAAGCGCTGGACATCGCCTTGGCTGGCGGTGCGTTCGACCTGCCGCTGGGCATGCTGTTTCTCGATGACGGTGTATTTCAGCTTGCCCCTGGCCAGCAACCTACCGCGCTGCAGCAGAAAAACCTCGGCGCCAACTTGCAGGCCTTGCCGATGTTCGGCGTCGACGAACTGTTCGCCTGCCACCATAGCCTCTGCCAGCGCGGCCTTGCCGCCGACGCCCTGGAGCTGCCGGTACAGGTGCTGGACGACGCAGCCCTGAGCGCATTGATTGCCCGATTCGACCAGGTGGTAACGCTCTGATGACGACCTTGCATGTTATTGCCCACTCGCCCTTCGGCGATGACCGCCTGGCCAGTTGCCTGCGCCTGCTTGGCGCTGACGATGCACTGCTCCTGTGCGGTGATGCGGTTTATGCACTGCATGCCGGCAGCGAACCACAACGCCTGCTGCAGGCCGCAGACCTGAAACAGCGCCTGTTCGCCCTCGACGAAGACCTGCAAGCCCGCGCAGTTGCCAACAACCTGGCCAAACCAGTGGACTACGCCGCATTCGTCGAACTGTCCCTGCATTACGACAAGGTCAACAGCTGGTTATGAGTACGCTCAACGTTGGCGATCACACGGTTGCCCTGGACAAGGACGGGTTTCTGGTAGACCTGCAAGACTGGTCCCCGGCCGTCGCCGATGCCCTCGCCGCACGCGAAGGCATCCCCTTGACCGAAGACCACTGGGAAATCCTCGAACTGCTGCGCCAGTTCTACCAGGAGTTCCAGCTGTCACCCGCGACACGCCCGCTGATCAAGTACACCGCCCTCAAGCTGGGCCCGGAAAAGGGCAACAGCCCACACCTTAACCGCCTGTTCAACGGCACTCCCGCCAAACTTGCCGCCAAGCTGGCGGGCCTGCCCAAGCCGACCAACTGCATATGATCGAACCACGCCCGCTCACCCTGCAAACCCCTGCCGAACACCCGTTCGCCGAATTCGTGCGCATTCTTGGCAAAGGCAAGCGCGGCGCGCGTGGCCTGACCCGCGAGGAAGCGCATGGGGCAATGACCTTGTTGCTGGAGGACAAAGTCGAGGACGCCCAACTGGGTGCCTTCCTGATGCTGCTACGCCACAAGGAAGAAAGCGCCGAAGAACTGGCCGGTTTCACCGAGGCCCTGCGTTCACACCTGCAGGCCCCACACATTGCCGTGGACCTGGACTGGCCCACCTACGCTGGCAAGAAGCGTCACCTGCCGTGGTACCTGCTGGCGGCCAAATGCCTGGCCAACAACGGCGTGCGCATCCTGATGCACGGCGGCGGCGCCCACACCGCCGGGCGCATGTACACCGAACAGCTGCTCGAACTGCTGCAGATCCCACTGTGCCGTGATTGGTCGGCGGTCGGCACCGCGCTCGACCAGCAACGGCTCGCGTTCTTCCCGCTGCAAGACTGGGCGCCGCAGCTGCAACGCATGATTGACCTGCGCAACACACTCGGTTTGCGCTCGCCGATTCAT
The sequence above is drawn from the Pseudomonas putida genome and encodes:
- a CDS encoding epoxyqueuosine reductase QueH, with protein sequence MSIIDRPTLTLPDGADRLLLHSCCAPCSGEVMEAITASGIDYTLFFYNPNIHPEREYLLRKQENIRFAEQHNVPFVDADYDTDNWFARAKGMEHAPERGERCTMCFDMRFERTALYAHEHGFSVISSSLGISRWKDMQQINGCGHRSAAKYPGISYWDYNWRKGGGAARMVEISKRERFYQQEYCGCIYSLRDTNHHRKAQGRDIIRIGVSYYGDEQGDENHA
- a CDS encoding GNAT family N-acetyltransferase, which translates into the protein MIVTLTKITKHNYEAVCELEVTEEQEDYVASNTWSLVEAAYNREYSARAICANGEPVGFFMWVQESASKISIWRFMIDKNHQQKSIGRKSLNLALEEIKKTANLKEIEICYSPKNPVAKRFYSSFGFVEIGMDADDEDMLAIINL
- a CDS encoding Bax inhibitor-1/YccA family protein; this translates as MREQDYAVHHGQQVEQQEISKVLRNTYSLLALTLAFSGVMAFIAQQMRVGYPNIFVVLIGFYGLFFLTNKLRDSAWGLVSTFALTGFMGFILGPILNRYLGMAGGAEVVSSAFAMTALVFGGLSAYVLITRKDMSFLSGFITAGFFVLLGAVVASFFFQISGLQLAISAGFVLFSSVCILFQTSAIIHGGERNYIMATISLYVSIYNLFVSLLQLFGIMGRDD
- a CDS encoding nucleobase:cation symporter-2 family protein, which codes for MSSHEHSPGVSAPANELVLGLEDKPRLLIGLLAALQHLLAIIVPIVTPGLLICQALGVSARDTNLIVSMSLVISGIATFVQCKRFGPFGAGLLIVQGTSFNFVGPLIAGGALMVKQGTPVEGVMAAIFGVVIAGSFVEMGVSRILPFVKRLITPLVTGIVVLMIGLTLIKVGLISMGGGFGAMANGTFANGENLLLSGVVLAIIVILNRIPVVWMRSCAIVIALAVGYALAGYLGRLDFTGMHEAALFQVPTPLHFGLSFSWALFIPMLVIYLVTSLEAIGDVTATSKVSRQPVEGPVWMQRIKGGVLVNGANSLLAGLFNTFPSSVFAQNNGVIQLTGIASRHIGIWIAVMLVVLGLFPSVAGVIQAVPEPVLGGAAMVMFGAVAASGINILASTQLDRRALLIIAVSLALGLGVAQVPEFLAHMPAAIRNVLESGVATGGICALLLNWFLPESKQHA
- the tusD gene encoding sulfurtransferase complex subunit TusD yields the protein MKFAIAVFSPAHAPSSRRALRFAEAVLAGGHEIARLFFYQDGVHSASANVVAPQDELDVAAQWRTFIDSHQLDAVVCIAAALRRGVLDEAEASRYQRPAANLPKPWELSGLGQLHEAAQSADRLICFGGD
- the tusC gene encoding sulfurtransferase complex subunit TusC, translating into MAKSLLIISRQAPWNGPSAREALDIALAGGAFDLPLGMLFLDDGVFQLAPGQQPTALQQKNLGANLQALPMFGVDELFACHHSLCQRGLAADALELPVQVLDDAALSALIARFDQVVTL
- the tusB gene encoding sulfurtransferase complex subunit TusB gives rise to the protein MTTLHVIAHSPFGDDRLASCLRLLGADDALLLCGDAVYALHAGSEPQRLLQAADLKQRLFALDEDLQARAVANNLAKPVDYAAFVELSLHYDKVNSWL
- a CDS encoding TusE/DsrC/DsvC family sulfur relay protein, whose amino-acid sequence is MSTLNVGDHTVALDKDGFLVDLQDWSPAVADALAAREGIPLTEDHWEILELLRQFYQEFQLSPATRPLIKYTALKLGPEKGNSPHLNRLFNGTPAKLAAKLAGLPKPTNCI
- a CDS encoding glycosyl transferase family protein; this translates as MIEPRPLTLQTPAEHPFAEFVRILGKGKRGARGLTREEAHGAMTLLLEDKVEDAQLGAFLMLLRHKEESAEELAGFTEALRSHLQAPHIAVDLDWPTYAGKKRHLPWYLLAAKCLANNGVRILMHGGGAHTAGRMYTEQLLELLQIPLCRDWSAVGTALDQQRLAFFPLQDWAPQLQRMIDLRNTLGLRSPIHSLARVLNPLGARCGLQSIFHPGYQAVHREASRLLGDHAVVIKGDGGEIEVNPDVISHLYGTTAGQAWDEEWPALSERRHVKPPSLQPQQLITVWQGDAEDSYGEMAVVATMALALRGLGQDRDQAFATARRYWSERKTSI